In a single window of the Myxococcales bacterium genome:
- a CDS encoding DUF2505 family protein has translation MKIEQTFTIDAPLDKVLTAMRDPALIEEDAKSRNCVSMKIIDVKKTADTHVFEMHSVDYAVGLTGIDKKKTENNTNYVEWDLKKGVSTWKWKGGNEMSNKAKITGGTTLAAQGKSTAVTMWVDIDVPIPIVGKKVSEMVGKNFKAEWPKYMERLARWAKK, from the coding sequence ATGAAAATCGAACAGACTTTTACGATTGATGCGCCGCTGGACAAAGTGTTGACCGCCATGCGCGACCCGGCCCTGATCGAGGAAGACGCCAAATCGCGCAACTGCGTCTCGATGAAAATCATCGACGTCAAAAAGACCGCCGACACGCACGTGTTCGAAATGCACTCCGTCGACTACGCGGTCGGCCTGACCGGCATCGACAAGAAAAAGACGGAAAACAACACCAACTACGTGGAATGGGATCTGAAAAAAGGCGTGTCGACCTGGAAGTGGAAGGGCGGCAACGAAATGTCGAACAAGGCCAAGATCACCGGCGGCACCACCCTCGCGGCCCAGGGCAAAAGCACCGCGGTGACGATGTGGGTCGACATCGACGTGCCGATTCCCATCGTCGGCAAGAAAGTCTCCGAGATGGTCGGCAAGAACTTCAAGGCCGAGTGGCCGAAATACATGGAACGCCTGGCCCGGTGGGCGAAGAAGTAA